The DNA sequence GACACCGTGACCCGGACGATCGGCGGGGCGACGCGCTCGACGCGCAGCACGGTCGCCGCGCGAGCCGTGAAGCGGTTGCGCCCGCCCTCGCGCGCGAAGCGGTCCTCGCTCACTGCTCGACCACGCGCGCGGCGATGTCGGTGCGGTACTGGCCGCCCTCCAGCTCGATCTCGGCGAGGGCCCGGTACGTGCGCTCGCGCGCCTGCGCGAACGTCGTCCCGAGTCCCACGACGTTGAGCACGCGCCCGCCGGTCGCGACGAGTCCGTCCTCGCTCTCGGCCGTGGCGGCATGCGCCAGGTGCACGCCCTCGACCGCGGCGGCGGCATCCAGGCCCGTGAGCGGACGACCGGTCACGGGAGCGGCGGGATACCCCTCGCTCGCGAGCACGACCGTCACGGCGACGGCTTCCGCGAACGCCGGGCGCGGGTGGTCCTCGAGGGTGCCGGATGCCGCGGCCAGCAGCAGCTGCGACAGCGGGTCCTGCAGCCGGGGCAGCACGACCTGCGTCTCGGGGTCGCCGAAACGCGCGTTGAACTCGATGACCTTCACGCCCTGCGCCGTCAGGATGAGGCCGGCGTACAGCAGGCCGATGAACGGCGTGCCCTCGGCATCGAGCCGACGGATCACCGGCTCGGCGATCTCGCGGGTCACGAGGTCGACGAAGGCCTCTTCACCGCCGAACGGCTCGGCGAGCCACGGCAGCGGCGAGTACGCGCCCATCCCGCCGGTGTTCGGGCCCGAGTCGCCGTCCCCGAGACGCTTGAAGTCCTGCGCGGGGCTCAGCGGCAGCACGCGGTCGCCGTCGCTCAGGAAGAACAGCGACACCTCGGGGCCGGAGAGGAATTCCTCGACGAGGATCGCGCCGGACGGCAGGTAGGCGTCGGCGTGCGCGAGCGCGGCCGCGCGGTCGTCGGTGACGAGTACGCCCTTGCCGGCGGCGAGGCCGTCGGCCTTCACGACGTGCGGCGAGCCGAAGCGATCGAGCGCCTCGGCGACCTCCTCCCGCGTCGTGGCGCGGACGGCGCGGCCGGTGGGGACGCCTGCCGCGTCCATGATGCGCTTCGCGAACGTCTTCGATCCCTCCAGCTGCGCCGCGGCGCGACCCGGCCCGAACACCGGGATGCCGCGCTCGCGGAGCGCATCGGCGACACCCGCGACGAGCGGAGCCTCCGGGCCGATCACGACGAGGTCGATCGCATTCTCGTTCGCGAACGCGGTGACGGCAGCGGGGTCGTTCTGATCGAGTTCGACGATCTCGGCGTCCCGTGCGATCCCGGCGTTGCCGGGAGCGGCGAAGACGTCGTGCGCGGCCTCCTCCGAACGGAGTGCGAGGATGATGGCGTGCTCGCGCGCGCCCGAGCCGAGGACCAGGATTCTCACCCGGTCAGCCTATCGAGCGGGCCTCGGGCGCACCGCCCCCGATGCCTGCCGCAGTGGGAGAATGGCGGCATGGCAGCCCCGCGCGCCGCAGCCCCCGATCCCGACGACGAGCACGTCGTCGACCACGAGGTGCGCGCCGTGGTCGTGCACTCCTCGCCGCGCTACGGCCGGTTCCTGATGATCGGGGTCGTGCTCGGCGTGATCGCCGGCGTGCTGCTCACGATCACCGCGGCGCTCACCGACGATCCGGGCGGCCCGCTGTCCTCCGGCCCGGGCGGGGTGCTCCGGGTGTTCGCCCTGTACGCCGCGGCGTGCATCGCGGTGGGACTCGTCGTGATGGGAGTGCTCGCGATGGCCTTGGACCGCCGATCGCTGACCCGTGCGCGGGCGGCGCGGGCCGAGCACGCCACGACGCTCGTGCTCGACCTGGATGCACCGGTGAACGACGACATCCCGCAGTGGGTGCGGGATGCGGAGGATCCGCGCGGACCCGCGCGCTAGCGTTGACGGATGCCGCGCCGAATCTCCACCGCTGACGGGCGAGCGGCCCTCGCGGCGGTCCGCGCCGCGGACGCGCCGGCACGGACCGAGCTCGCCACCGCGGTCCGCTACCTGCTGCAGCTGCTCGTGGAGAAGGCGCCCGGCGGGTCCGTCGAGGTGCGGGTGCCGCCCTTCGGCGCGGTCCAGGTGATCGAGGGCCCGCGCCACACCCGGGGGACGCCGCCCAACGTCGTCGAGACCGACCCGGCGACGTGGATCGCGCTCGCGACCGGCGAGCTGAGCTGGGCCGCGGCCGCGGCATCCGGCCGCATCACGGCATCCGGAGTCCGCGCCGATCTCAGCGACGTCCTGCCCGTCCGGCCCTGACGGGGGTGCGCGCCCGCCCCGCGCGGACGGTGGGACAATGGAGGCATGGCAGAGCAGGTCGAGGACCACATCGAGACGGTGCGCGTGC is a window from the Microbacterium lacus genome containing:
- the purD gene encoding phosphoribosylamine--glycine ligase; protein product: MRILVLGSGAREHAIILALRSEEAAHDVFAAPGNAGIARDAEIVELDQNDPAAVTAFANENAIDLVVIGPEAPLVAGVADALRERGIPVFGPGRAAAQLEGSKTFAKRIMDAAGVPTGRAVRATTREEVAEALDRFGSPHVVKADGLAAGKGVLVTDDRAAALAHADAYLPSGAILVEEFLSGPEVSLFFLSDGDRVLPLSPAQDFKRLGDGDSGPNTGGMGAYSPLPWLAEPFGGEEAFVDLVTREIAEPVIRRLDAEGTPFIGLLYAGLILTAQGVKVIEFNARFGDPETQVVLPRLQDPLSQLLLAAASGTLEDHPRPAFAEAVAVTVVLASEGYPAAPVTGRPLTGLDAAAAVEGVHLAHAATAESEDGLVATGGRVLNVVGLGTTFAQARERTYRALAEIELEGGQYRTDIAARVVEQ
- a CDS encoding sterol carrier family protein, which produces MPRRISTADGRAALAAVRAADAPARTELATAVRYLLQLLVEKAPGGSVEVRVPPFGAVQVIEGPRHTRGTPPNVVETDPATWIALATGELSWAAAAASGRITASGVRADLSDVLPVRP